In Pueribacillus theae, one genomic interval encodes:
- a CDS encoding site-specific integrase, translating into MENFYWEEKKLVFTQSKTRQPLSLPLTPEVGWAVIDYLKYGRPKINSPYVFVRHLAPFGPFSEGDHLHQLIKRYMDLAHLPTLKKRRGMHSLRHTMARMLLEKDTPLSTIGSIFFRICVRNPSLFSLRCSFSSFTVTPSTPLAPLFLYTRL; encoded by the coding sequence ATGGAAAACTTCTATTGGGAAGAAAAGAAGCTTGTATTTACTCAATCAAAAACAAGGCAGCCTTTATCCCTTCCATTAACACCGGAGGTTGGTTGGGCAGTTATTGATTATCTTAAATACGGTCGCCCTAAAATAAACAGCCCATATGTATTTGTAAGGCACTTGGCTCCATTTGGCCCCTTTTCAGAAGGAGATCATTTACATCAGCTAATCAAAAGGTACATGGATTTAGCACACCTACCTACCCTGAAAAAAAGAAGAGGAATGCATTCCCTCAGGCATACCATGGCCCGTATGCTTCTTGAAAAGGATACGCCACTATCCACCATTGGTAGTATTTTTTTCCGGATTTGCGTTCGCAACCCATCTTTATTTTCCCTTAGGTGTTCCTTCAGTTCATTTACTGTTACTCCGTCTACTCCACTTGCTCCTTTATTTCTGTACACTCGTTTATAA
- a CDS encoding DUF5342 family protein, with product MFSHFQFKEIPTKRRLRKAYEFSFFYQGKHYRGFYHPNGKIDWYEPQPPTDLVDKFQSQVHELMLFHVYDK from the coding sequence TTGTTTTCACACTTTCAATTTAAAGAAATTCCAACAAAAAGAAGGTTGCGCAAAGCATATGAGTTTTCTTTTTTCTATCAAGGCAAGCATTACCGCGGGTTTTATCATCCAAATGGCAAGATTGACTGGTATGAGCCGCAGCCACCAACCGATCTTGTGGATAAATTCCAGTCTCAAGTCCACGAGCTTATGCTTTTCCATGTGTATGATAAATAA